One Populus nigra chromosome 16, ddPopNigr1.1, whole genome shotgun sequence genomic window, aaatcaaaatttttttcagGTTCAAATCTGTCATTTAAGGCAagtttaagaacaaaaaaacattcCATAAAAAAGAACCCAACAccaaaatcatattaattaaactctccctatatatatataaaatacaattttaaattgcattttttaaattttgttttgatgtttatgAATTTGGACTGTGATAAcccttgattttattaaaaaacctaataataaattaaaaattaattattaatgcaATTGTATttggcaaaataataataaaataatattattttaataaaaatacattaaaaaaaaaacaataagttgAGAGCTGGATTAACATATCAACTCAATTTTTGGTCAGATGTGTTTTACAACTATGCTTTGGATCAGCCAGATCCAACCTCCCATCGTTATGTGTTTCACAACTATTCATCCCTGCCTCCAACGACTCGTCAAACCATCCCTCGTAAACCCAACCACAACATCATTTGACACGTCGTCTATCTTCGGCCTCTTACAACGTTAGCACCTCGTTGGAACATTTTTGGAAGCAGACATAAATAAAGCCAAACCATAAAACCCTCTCTCTGATCAAAACCCACATTTGGGTTGTCTTCAATGGCCACGAACACTCTCTCATTTCCCCCAATTTCAATTTCCACTTCTCAATTTTGCAATGAAAAACCCAACAACTCTTCACTATTATCACTCCCTTCAAGCTCCTTTTGTGGTAACAAGCTATTAATTTCATACTCAAAGTTGAGAAATTTAGCTCTTAAGTGTAATAACCCCTCAACAATTTTCACAGTTTTATCTACTCTACCCACCAAGTAAGCTTTTTGTTCTTCTGGGTCcttttattctttgattttgaaaaacgGGTCTTGATTAGTTTTTGTTGGTCCTTGCAGGAAATATACATCTCAGAAGATGCAAAAGTTAGTCACTTTTCCCTAATTTTGATAAGAAACAGTGAGAAATATAgattcttgatttctttttatatgaaacTTGAGTGGTGGTGGCTTTTGATTATGGGAATGCTTGTTTTTGTGAGTGATTTTAGATGGTCAGCAAGAGCAATAAGGTCATTTGGGTTAGGAGAATTGGAGGCGAGGAAGCTGAAGTATCCCAATACAGGAACTGAAGCACTTTTAATGGGGATTTTGATCGAGGGTCAGTGAATTTTTATGCAGTTTTAGAGTGTTGcttctgttttgttttgggtggtttattgaagttttatttttggttgCAGGGACAAGTCCAGCAGCAAAGTTTTTGAGGGCTAATGGGATTACTTTTTTCAAAGTCAGAGAAGAAATTGTTGAATTACTCGGGAAATctgaaatgtattttttcagCCCTGAGCATCCTCCATTGACTGAACAGGCTCAAAGAGCACTTGATTGGGCTATTGAGGAGAAACTAAAGTCAGGTAATTTTTAACATCTATAACATCTGACACTTGGCATATCTTATTCTATTTTGTGTATGTGTTTGcaagttaatttgattaattcattAGGTTTCTTGTATaaaatttgtttgtgtttgatctACCATTGTCTACGTAATGCGATTAGATTCAGAAACCGCAATTTGATAATACTAGTTTAAATACGAGTGATGTACAAAGTTATTTTGAGCATTTAAGGATGAGAACGTTGGCCACTTTCTATCATGCTTCTTGACTTGATGTTTTATATGATACCTTTTGGAGCTTGATGATGTTCAATTATGTTAGtactattttttatctataaccTTATTCAGTATGGGAAGATTGCAAGTCTGTGAGCCCATCTCggatgtaaataaaaataagatttaaggATTGTGTATCACTTAGTAGGAGATGGAGGTTACCTGCTTGTGCATGCTTTATGTTAAGTTTCAATCTCTCAAGGGTACAATTGCATCACTCAAGTTTCTTCTTAATCCCACCAAGAGTTTTAACATTTCCTTTTGCTTACTGACTGGCATGACATTCTCCTGATTATTTACTGCAGGAGCTTTTATTTTGTATTCTGTTCTTATCTAATTTTAAGCTCTTTGTTCTTGACTCGTTGCGACattctttttaatgttgttttggtGTTCATTATCTCATCCACCCCTTTccccttttctgttttttacaACCTCGAAGAGTCATCATGAGTTTTTGTGAGTTTACTGTCAGTGATTCAAATAGTATATGCATCATGTATTCTTCTGTTGTCACTTGTCAATTCGAGATGCAGTGTAGGAGTCCACTGGAAATATGGACTGTCAAGTAAGCAAAAGTGGAGCTTTCTCATGGAAAATTGAAATACAGAAGTATATAATGAATGCTGTTTTTCCCTTATATAGGATATGCTCATCACCATTGTGTTTTATTAGGAGACAAAAGTCTGTGTTGTATGCTATACCTTTGAATGACAAATTGACaacatgtttaatttaaaaattcaaacagATAAACATTTGTTAGGGTAAATCAGATAGTATGTGGTCCTAAACTTTTTTCTCCTACAGATTGAACTTGAATCTAAACATGGCTAGCAACTGCAAAtagcaaaatttatggtttgATTTGAAATCTCATAAACAATTATCTTGATATTGTCCATGCATGTGTGTTTAATTACCATTATCATCTTATTGTTTTGTGAACTGCAGGTGATAGTGGAGAAATTACCACGAATCATATACTTCTGGGGATTTGGTCAGAAAAAGAATCTGCAGGTCACAATATATTGGAAACTCTAGGTTTTAATGACGATAAAGCTAAAGAAGTCGCAAAATCTGTAAGTTTGAATGCTTTTCTAATTTCAAGCacacttttttattgtttctgccTAACACAATTCTTCATCCATTCAGATGAGCGGGGATGTTGCCCTGAACTTTAAGTAGGGAGGTTAGAAAGCTGCCTGAAATGTGTCTTGCTTGTTGATTCCTGAACTTTGCTGCATAAATTTTCCGAAGATAGATACTTAGGTATTTGGTTCTAGGCAGAGCAAGTTTTTTCATCAAGGAACTTGTTCCATGTATGGGGTGTTTCAAATTCTTAAACCAAATGCTTTCATGACTCAGTGGGAGATGATGaaatttgcatctttctcaAAAGGGTTTTGCAGAATCCAAATTCATAGGTGGGCATGTTTCTGAGGCTATGGATTCTTTGCTGATTCACTCCAATTCCTTGCTTTGACATGAAACAAAATTAcgtcattttcttttatggatTGTATCAATAGTTTTTATCTGGCAAAGCTGAGTTTCCTTCCACTATTATCTGGCAAAGCTGAGTTTCCTTCCactaaaggaaaacaaagaaagaaaaagaaactcttGAAAGTTGTGATTCGCCTTATAaatattgaattcaattcatttCAGCAATCGCATCTGATACATTTGTTCACTCTAGGCTTCACATGCTTTCTTGCATTTATGAGTTGGTTGATGTACCGAAAACTGAATGCTATTGTGGATTGTGATGAGCCTATGTAGTGATGAGTACGTGAACATGGAAAGCCTACATTTTGTATGCGCGGTTCCTTTAAATAGGAGTGACCATAAGCCATTTACTCGAGTTCCAAACATGCCGATTTGTCAAAAAAGAGTGCGGCAATGATAGCATTCCAAGCACAGCATTGCTCTCTCCATTGGAGAAGTGACATTGATGGCTCAATTGGGTCATCACTCATCTGCAATACGCCAAACATGATTCATTGATTGATGTTTGGTTgcaactattattactattactactaatattattatagtCTTCCGATTCGCCATCACAAATGGTAAGCACTTGATTGAAGACATTGAGAGGTCTTGGGTTCAATTTCTAGTTTGAATAACATGTGTAAAATGATATTTGTAGACTATCAAGCATGAAACCTCCAGGAAAAAAGACGGCTTTTCGTGGACTGAGGGGTTGGTGTAACGAGTCATTGTCAGTTTTAGATAATGGAGAGCTAGTTGTGAGGATTCAAAAAACCCCCACCAAATACTGATAACCATTAGTCTCCTGTGATGTGAGTCCTTTCCGTATGTAGTCTCTTGCTTTGTTTGGGAAAGGATAACGAGGGGTGGTTATAAGCGTTATCCTTGTCTAAGCAACTTTTGCCGAAGCTCTTGCAATAAAATATTCcagtatttgattattggatttAAATCTTCAGGTCAAAGTAAAAGGGTACAACTAAATTAGACGACTTTTAACctagaaaacactaaaatatgtgggtatgtttgtttttttactgtTGATGGCAGTActtacaaaacactatggacttggtgaatattttttaataatttattttgatgatcaaaattttattttgggctATATATATGATCCTAATTAAAAGGTAattgctttttatttcttagatAGGAGTGAAATTGGAAGAAGAGGGACGGGAAAGTAAAGGATGCAAAATATGGGTGGCGTGTCAaagatttcatgaaaaatacacttagttttttaaacttgaaaaataacatgttttatataatttagttcttttatattttaaaaaatcacatctagaacaaaaaattatttgtgttgtttttcaaTCCCTGGTTAAAACAAACAGAGAGAGAGGTCGTTAAATTTTGGTTATAAAAGAGAAAGTTATCATTCAAGTTATTTTCGACCACTAAAATGGATATTTTTGGTTTCCATGTGATTTGATGATGGTATTTTAAAGCTTCAATATTgcctaaaaaaatagatctaaattaaagaagataaaTATAACTCGgtttgatttcaagtttttttttttactattttgagttttttgagTCGATAAGTTGATTTATAGgtgtttcaaaagtattttagatatttttttttgtttttgttgaaatgACTTAAAAATTAGAGTTTTAGGGCGAAAGAGACATTGCCCTATTTTTTCAGCCACCTTAATGGTGGCTGGAATCTTAGTTCGCAGATGACACATGTGCGAAttgttttctcaaaaaataagatggataaaagaaaataaacaaagctCAGATGCGGAGACATGAACTTGAAGGCCTATCGACGTGTCTGGGCTTTTCCTTGCAATGGTCTgcacacctatatatatatatatatatatatatatatatatatatatatatatatatatatatatatatatatatatatatatatttaagagaaaagaattatttaacCATAATCCAGATTATAGATTTGACAAGCTAAGCTACAATACTtgagttatatttttaaaataattttttaattttatgtttaatttaataccactcatttgtgatatttttcttcttatttaatcttttttggataacttatttttatattattttgcatggttaatttttgaaaatatttctttattcatttatattttttttatcttttgtatattatttttgaaaataaacaaagtttattttagataatatttataatatgtgtagctttgcatgatatttttttccttttattgtgTTCAATTAACTTAatgtgtatgttttttttttattatcgtatgattgaataaataaatattttaagaaataaatttagaaaacatAACTAGGAAAATATTATGTAttgcgagattaaatatctatttatacatgtttctcaatttattttattttatttttagttatcgttaattatttatatatatatatatatattaacatatataactcttgatttatttaattatatacacTGCataaagtttttgattttgatttataatttttttaactacaaaagTATGCTAAAAAAGCAAGTGTgcgctatatatatatatatatatatatatatatatatatatatatatatatatatatatatatatcttaaaaaatattagagcaCAAAGAACGTGTACATATTTTGGCACACATGATGTGGAGACTTCTGTCCAGCGAgtatttatttgcttttgaCCCGACGAGATTTGTTTGGTGGAGAGAAGTGGGTCGGTTGTAACTCAAGCCCGTGAAAAGATGGGCTACCATATATGTTCCATTCATGTAAACGattcaactgaaaaataatttaatctttttgtgGTTCAATAACCTATTTATAAGATTTGGTGCTGGTTTGAAATTTGATCCACCACTACtcaagaaaaaactttttatttgtttttaaaataattttatatatttttaaaatataaataacatggAAATactgtttttgtcttttatattataaaatagtaACCAAATGCTACTATAAaatagaaacagaaaaaaaaacaattaaatagtcttttttattttagctagTTTAAGGCGTGTACCTCGTAATTAATCATacactattaaaaatatttttaattagaaatatattaaagtaatattatttttaaattttttatttttaatattgatactTTAGAACCatcaaaaacacttaaaaaatactagtttaatatttttttagataaaaaattattttaaaaaaaatagttggatagaaaaaaaaaacactccctGCCTTTAAATCAATGGGTCCATTTTCCAGCTGAAGTTAGTAAATAGTAAATTTAGCATAGAAAAGGGACATTCCCCACCTTTTATTATGTCAAATCAACTATGGTGGATGCCATGACTCACCTCCACAATTCAAAATCTACCCCACATTTCAGCCTCATGATTTCTCccccacaagaaaaaaattaacccccTTTTACTTTCTCTAGGGATTTGGGAAATTTGGAGTTTaccctcttctttttatttactttaccCCTTGTAATTTCTCTCGGAAAAACAAATGGGCCAGAGGAATTGAGAGTTCTGTAGTGGGCCTGGCCCAAATGCACGtggatatgataaaaatatttggtcTACCAGGTACGTACAATGATGATTACACACGTGAGGATAGTTCATCAATAGTGCAAAGGGTTATTTGGAGAGCAGCGTCATCATCATGATCTACATATATAAGATGTTTTCTATagtattttagggtttttatttttgggaCCGTTTTCTTCGAGGAATGTCTATCAAAAGTGGAACATCACCCCTCCATTTGTGATGAATGAGAGACCATACCATGTCTCCCTCTCATGCCCAACACAccca contains:
- the LOC133675254 gene encoding ATP-dependent Clp protease ATP-binding subunit CLPT1, chloroplastic-like, which translates into the protein MATNTLSFPPISISTSQFCNEKPNNSSLLSLPSSSFCGNKLLISYSKLRNLALKCNNPSTIFTVLSTLPTKKYTSQKMQKWSARAIRSFGLGELEARKLKYPNTGTEALLMGILIEGTSPAAKFLRANGITFFKVREEIVELLGKSEMYFFSPEHPPLTEQAQRALDWAIEEKLKSGDSGEITTNHILLGIWSEKESAGHNILETLGFNDDKAKEVAKSMSGDVALNFK